One Cucumis sativus cultivar 9930 chromosome 1, Cucumber_9930_V3, whole genome shotgun sequence DNA segment encodes these proteins:
- the LOC105434419 gene encoding GTP-binding nuclear protein Ran1B: MALPDQKTVDYPSFKLVIVGDGGTGKTTFVKRHLTGEFEKKYEPTIGVEVHPLDFFTNCGKIRFYCWDTAGQEKFGGLRDGYYIHGQCAIIMFDVTARLTYKNVPTWHRDLCRVCENIPIVLCGNKVDVKNRQVKAKQVTFHRKKNLQYYEISAKSNYNFEKPFLYLARKLAGDPNIHFVESPALAPPEVHIDLAVQQQHEAELVAAASQPLPDDDDDAFD, encoded by the exons ATG GCTTTGCCCGACCAGAAGACTGTTGATTATCCTAGTTTCAAGCTCGTCATTGTTGGTGATGGCGGCACTG GGAAAACAACGTTTGTGAAAAGACATCTCACAGGGGAGTTCGAAAAGAAATACGAAC CAACCATTGGCGTGGAAGTGCACCCTTTAGACTTCTTCACAAACTGTggaaaaattagattttactGCTGGGACACTGCTGGGCAGGAGAAGTTCGGTGGTCTACGAGATGGCTACTA CATCCATGGGCAATGTGCAATCATCATGTTTGATGTTACTGCTAGATTGACATACAAAAACGTCCCTACATGGCATCGTGATCTTTGCAG GGTGTGTGAGAATATTCCAATTGTTCTTTGTGGAAACAAGGTGGATGTGAAAAACAGGCAGGTTAAGGCCAAACAAGTCACGTTCCACAGGAAGAAGAACCTACAGTACTATGAAATTTCTGCAAAGAGTAACTACAACTTTGAAAAACCATTCCTCTACTTGGCCAGGAAGTTAGCTGG GGATCCCAACATTCATTTTGTGGAGTCTCCAGCTCTGGCTCCTCCTGAAGTACACATTGACTTGGCTGTCCAGCAACA GCATGAAGCTGAATTGGTAGCAGCTGCCAGTCAACCTCTTCCCGATGACGACGACGATGCTTTTGACTAA